The Oncorhynchus nerka isolate Pitt River linkage group LG15, Oner_Uvic_2.0, whole genome shotgun sequence genome contains the following window.
AGTTCATTCTGTTACTCTACTGGTCATGTCTGACACTAGTTCATTCTGTTCCTCTACTGGTCATGTCTGACACTAGTTCATTCTGTTACTCTACTGGTCATGTCTGACACTAGTTCATTCTGTTACTCTACTGGTCATGTCTGACACTAGTTCATTCTGTTACTCTACTGGTCATGTCTGACACTAGTCCATTCTGTTACTCTACTGGTCATGTCTGACACTAGTTCATTCTGTTACTCTACTGGTCATGTCTGACACTAGTTCATTCTGTTCCTCTACTGGTCATGTCTGACACTAGTTCATTCTGTTCCTCTACTGGTCATGTCTGACACTAGTTCATTCTACTGGTCATGTCTGACACTAGTCCATTCTGTTACTCTACTGGTCATGTCTGACACTAGTTCATTCTGTTCCTCTACTGGTCATGTCTGACACTAGTTCATTCTACTGGTCATGTCTGACACTAGTTCATTCTGCCCCTCGTTCTTTGAGGCACTAAGGAAATTTCCCCAGATACCTCTGTCGCTATTTTCTGGGTAGCACCCGAAGGGCTCACTCTCTGTAACACCCAATCAGAGGCCATagccttctcatccctctctgtaACACCCAATCAGAGGCCATagccttctcatccctctctgtaACACCCAATCAGAGGCCATAGCATCTCATCCCTCCAAGCGTATTATTATTCTTAAGTGGAAGTCGGGTACCTTCGCATGTTCACTGGGTCGGTGATGTTATGGCCCATCTTCAACTTCAGAAGCTCAAATATTCCATCCGTGGCTTCTCTTGTCAAGCAGCGATTTCTTAAGTACTTTGAGAGTAACCTCTGCTCTGAgatcttaatatagcctctgctctgagaccttaatataaCCTCTGCTCTGAgatcttaatatagcctctgctctaagaccttaatatagcctctgctctgagatcttaatatagcctctgctctgagaccttaatatagcctctgctctgagaccttaatatagcctctgctctgagaccttaatatagcctctgctctgagaccttaatatagcctctgctctgagatcttaatatagcctctgctctgagaccttaatatagcctctgctctgagatcttaatatagcctctgctctgagaccttaatatagcctctgctctgagaccttaatatagcctctgctctgagaccttaatatagcctctgctctgaaaccttaatatagcctctgctctgagaccttaatatagcctctgctctgaaaccttaatatagcctctgctctgagatcttaatatagcctctgctctgaaaccttaatatagcctctgctctgagaccttaatatagcctctgctctgaaaccttaatatagcctctgctctgagaccttaatatagcctctgctctgagaccttaatatagcctctgctctgagaccttaatatagcctctgctctgagaccttaatatagcctctgctctgagaccttaatatagcctctgctctgagaccttaatatagcctctgctctgaaaccttaatatagcctctgctctgagaccttaatatagcctctgctctgagatcttaatatagcctctgctctgagatcttaatatagcctctgctctgagaccttaatatagcctctgctctgagaccttaatatagcctctgctctgagaccttaatatagcctctgctctgagatcttaatatagcctctgctctgagaccttaatatagcctctgctctgagatcttaatatagcctctgctctgacttaatatagcctctgctctgagaccttaatatagcctctgctctgagaccttaatatagcctctgctctgagatcttaatatagcctctgctctgagaccttaatatagcctctgctctgagaccttaatatagccttGCTCTGAATCTtaatagcctctgctctgagaccttaatatagcctctgctctgagaccttaatatagcctctgctctgagaccttaatatagcctctgctctgagaccttaatatagcctctgctctgaaccttaatatagcctctgctctgagaccttaatatagcctctgctctgagatcttaatatagcctctgctctgagaccttaatatagcctctgctctgagatcttaatatagcctctgctctgagatcttaatatagcctctgctctgagaccttaatatagcctctgctctgagaccttaatatagcctctgctctgagacttaatatagcctctgctctgaaaccttaatatagcctctgctctgagaccttaatatagcctctgctctgagaccttaatatagcctctgctctgagaccttaatatagcctctgctctgagaccttaatatagcctctgctctgagaccttaatatagcctctgctctgagaccttaatatagcctctgctctgagaccttaatatagcctctgctctgagaccttaatatagcctctgctctgagacctctGCTctgaatatagcctctgctctgagatcttaatatagcctctgctctgagaccttaatatagcctctgctctgagatcttaatatagcctctgctctgagaccttaatatagcctctgctctgagaccttaatatagcctctgctctgagaccttaatatagcctctgctctgagatcttaatatagcctctgctctgagaccttaatatagcctctgctctgagaccttaatatagcctctgctctgagaccttaatatagcctctgctctgagaccttaatatagcctctgctctgagaccttaatatagcctctgctctgagaccttaatatagcctctgctctgagaccttaatatagcctctgctctgagaccttaatatagcctctgctctgagaccttaatatagcctctgctctgagaccttaatatagcctctgctctgagaccttaatatagcctctgctctgagaccttaatatagcctctgctctgagaccttaatatagcctctgctctgagaccttaatatagcctctgctctgagaccttaatatagcctctgctctgagaccttaatatagcctctgctctgagaccttaatatagcctctgctctgagaccttaatatagcctctgctctgagaccttaatatagcctctgctctgataccttaatatagcctctgctctgagaccttaatatagcctctgctctgagaccttaatatagcctctgctctgaggccttaatatagcctctgctctgagagcttaatatagcctctgctctgagaccttaatatagcctctgctctgataccttaatatagcctctgctctgagaccttaatatagcctctgctctgagaccttaatatagcctctgctctgaggccttaatatagcctctgctctgagagcttaatatagcctctgctctgagaccttaatatagcctctgctctgagaccttaatatagcctctgctctgagaccttaatatagcctctgctctgagaccttaatatagcctctgctctgagatcttaatatagcctctgctctgagaccttaatatagcctctgctctgaaaccttaatatagcctctgctctgagaccttaatatagcctctgctctgagaccttaatatagcctctgcaaCTCCCCATATCCTTCCATTGTTTATATGTACATCCAGATACTTACAGTGTTGGCCTAAaagtgctcggtcctctttttcctgtagtccacaatcatctcctttgtcttgatcacgttgagggagaggttgttgttctggcaccacacggccaggtctctgatctcctccctatagcctgtctcgtcgttgtcggcgatcaggcctaccactgttgtgtcatcggcaaacttaatgatggtgttggagtcgtgcctggccgtgcagtcatgagtgaacatggagtacaggaggggactgagcacgcatccctgaggggcccctgtgttgaggatcagtgcaggaggggactgagcacgcatccctgaggggcccctgtgttgaggatcagtacaggaggggactgagcacgtacccctgaggggcccccatgttgaggatcagtacaggaggggactgagcacgtacccctgaggggcccctgtgttgaggatcagtacaggaggggactgagcacgtacccctgaggggcccccatgttgaggatcagtacaggaggggactgagcacgcatccctgaggggcccccatgttgaggatcagtacaggaggggactgagcacgcatccctgaggggcccccatgttgaggatcagtacaggaggggactgagcacgcatccctgaggggcccccatgttgaggatcagtacaggaggggactgagcacgcatccctgaggggcccctgtgttgaggatcagtgtgacgGATATGCCACTGTGATTTATTTGTATCCTTTATTTTATCGGGTATGTTTACTGAGAACACATTTACTCGtttacagcaacgacctaggGAATagtgacaggggagaggagatgaatgagccaattggaagttggggatgattaggttgaccatgatggtatgaaggccaggctgggaatttagccaggacactggggttaactaCCCTACTTACTTAAGATAAGTgcaatgggatctttagtgaccacggAGAGTCAGgacgtcccatccaaaagactgtccccaatcactgccctggggaattgggatatttatttttttagaccagaggaaagactgCCTCCTACTGgctctccaacaccacttccagcagcacctGGATCTCCCATCCAGGTACCgagcaggaccaaccctgcttagcttcagaggcaaatcagcagtgggatgcagtgtggtatgctgctggttaacatgCTCCTTTGTTGAGGGATCTAGTCCAGATTTAACCTCATAGGAAGACAGTTGTATTATGTGGAGGTTTCATTCCGGTCTCTGTTAAACTAAATCTGTTTGTCTTTGGCAGGAGAGAGACCAAACTCTCATGATGACAGCGGGAAGAGTCCTTCAGGGAAACCAGACCCGGCGACGCCCAAACCAACGAGACGACATCAGTGCTCccactgtgggaagagttttccCTGGTTAAAGGCCCTGAAGCAGCATAAGAAAAAACActctggagagaagccttaccgcTGTTCTCAATGTGGAATGACTTTTACCTGGGCAGGAAGCCTATGGGGGCATAAGAGAATACActctggagagaagccttaccactgctcccactgTGAAAATAGTTTTAGGAAGTTAGGTGACCTGAAGGcgcatgagaggacacacacggGAGAAAAGCCCTAccaatgctcccagtgtggaaatagTTTTAGCAAGCTGGGGAACCTAAAACAGCAtaaaagaacacacacaggagaaaagccctaccaatgctctcagtgtggaaagagttttagccATTCAGGGAGCCTTAAAGACCAcgagaggagacacagacaaGAAAAACCCTACCAATGCTCcctgtgtggaaagagttttatcaAGTTAGGGGCCCTGAATCggcatgagaggacacacactgGAGGGGATAAAACGTACCACTGCTCCCTGTGTGAAAAGAGTTTTAACCGGTTAAGACATCTGAATAAGCATGAAAGAATacatacacaggaggagaagacataccactgctctcagtgtggaaagacattttcccagtcagaggacCTGAAATCACATGAGAGAATAGAGAGGCTGTGTTCTGACTTGTGCTTTTAACTGAGAATTAGTGTTTTTGTTTCATGTTGTTTATGATttaacctgtctatataatacatAACTGtactataacacacacaggagagaaaaccTTCCACTCATTTTGCTTTTGACTGAGAATTAAAGTGTTTTTTGTTTCATGTTGTTTATGATTAAACCTGTACATAACAGtactataacacacacaggagagaaaaccTTCCACTGTTCTCATTTAGCCTTTGACTGAGAATGAAGTGTTTTTTGTTTCATGTTGTTTATGattaaacctgtctatataatacataacagtactataacacacacaggagagaaaaccTTCCACTGTTCTCATTTAGCCTTTGACTGAGAATTAAAGTGTTTTTTGTTTCATGTTGTTTATGattaaacctgtctatataatacataacagtactataacacacacaggagagaaaaccTTCCACTGTTCTCATTTAGCCTTTGACTGAGAATGAAGTGTTTTTTGTTTCATGTTGTTTATGATTAAACCTGTACATAACAGtactataacacacacaggagagaaaaccTTCCACTGTTCTCATTTTGCTTTTGACTGAGAATGAAGTGTTTTTTGTTTCATGTTGTTTATGATTAAACCTGTACATAACAGtactataacacacacaggagagaaaaccTTCCACTGTTCTCATTTAGCCTTTGACTGAGAATGAAGTGTTTTTTGTTTCATGTTGTTTATGattaaacctgtctatataatacataacagtactataacacacacaggagagaaaaccTTCCACTGTTCTCATTTGGCTTTTGACTGAGAATTAAAGTGTTTTTGTTTCATGTTGTTTATGATTAAACCTGTACATAACAGtactataacacacacaggagagaaaaccTTCCACTGTTCTCATTTAGCTTTTGACTGAGAATGAAGTGTTTTTTGTTTCATGTTGTTTATGattaaacctgtctatataatacataacagtactataacacacacaggagagaaaaccTTCCACTGTTCTCATTTTGCCTTTGACTGAGAATgaagtgtttttgtttttctatAATCCACTGATGGGTTTAGATTTGTAAACTTTAAATATTGTTAATCGTCCGTTTTACGAGAGACATAAGGGGATGCCATAGTCTGGTTTCTACAACAGAAGTTAAATGGTTATGAGGAATGTATATATGGTGGGTTCAGTTAAGATTGGAATGTGTTGAGTGAAGGGAGGTCAGGTCAcacgcaagttctcccacttaaaaagatgagagaggcctgtaattttcatcataggtacacttcaactatgacagacaaaatgagagaaaaaatccagaaaatcacattgtaggattcttAATTCATTCATTtgcacagcattcctaacctagcccacaatgtctgctgtgtggatcgattTTAAAGTTTCAAAGGACGATAACAAAAAAGGCCATATGCAATGTTTGTGCTGCTATTATTTCCTGAGGAGAAAAGGAAATCTTTTCA
Protein-coding sequences here:
- the LOC115120886 gene encoding zinc finger protein 239-like translates to MSSPSYSPPAKEEVCWTEKEGLWLNIVVKEEGEDVSVKGEEEAFRMKEEAISITLKEEEEPFGVEEEAIPIKEEEDAWRDEEETEDLINTRERPNSHDDSGKSPSGKPDPATPKPTRRHQCSHCGKSFPWLKALKQHKKKHSGEKPYRCSQCGMTFTWAGSLWGHKRIHSGEKPYHCSHCENSFRKLGDLKAHERTHTGEKPYQCSQCGNSFSKLGNLKQHKRTHTGEKPYQCSQCGKSFSHSGSLKDHERRHRQEKPYQCSLCGKSFIKLGALNRHERTHTGGDKTYHCSLCEKSFNRLRHLNKHERIHTQEEKTYHCSQCGKTFSQSEDLKSHERIERLCSDLCF